CACGCTTTCAGCACCGACGACCGCCCCTTGCTGCAGCGGGGGCAGGCCTGGTCCCATGCCCTGGCCGGCGGCGTGACGGCCGTTCAGGTTGGGCAGCGCGAAATTCGTCCGCCCATCCCCGCCATAGGTCACGCCGTACAGCGAGAAGAGTGCTGAGTTGGACGAGATCGCCATCAACTGCCCGCTCGCCGGCGCCCAATACCGGGGGCAGAAGTCGAAGGCGAAGCTGGTGATCTGGCCGATATAAGGGTCAGCCTGGCTGTATGCGGGCGTGGCTGCGCCAAGCGCCGTCAACGATGCGCCAGCCAAGGCGAACAAGGCCGATTTAACATGTTTCATGTCTGTCTCTCCTGAAGAGTTCGCGTCAGCTGCGGCTCGGGTACATACCCTGAAGCGCGATGCAGTGCGTGATGCCGAGCGAGGGCTGGATGATCGAGAAAGGCTGGGATCCGCCAGCCGGACCGATCGTGCCCTGGGCCAAAACGACCCCCGGCTCCGGATTGCCGGACGCGTAGGAATTCACACCGGTGCCCGATTGTTCGGCGAGGTCCGCATTCGCCGGCGTGTTGGTGGTGCCCGGACGGTCTGACGCCAGCAGTGCGTGGGTGTGCTGCGGCATTTCGCTGGCCGTCATGGTGTGGGCCTGTGAGCCGCCGGCCTGGCCGAGCGCATAGCCGCCGCCCACGCCCAGGACCGCGCGCCCGCGAAGGTCAGGCAGGTTGAACGTCGTGGTTCCATTGCCGCCGAACCGGGTTCCCAAAAGCGAATACAGCGCCTGGTACTGGTTGATCGCCATGGGTTGGCCATTGGCCGCCGCCCAGCCTCTTGGACAGAACGGCTCGCCCACAATGGACACCTGGCCGATGAAAGGCAGATCGCCTGCCGATGCGGACGCTGGCAGCGCTCCAAGCGCCATCGCGGCGCTCGCAGCTGCAATAATCATTCGTTGAGCATTCATGAAAAACTCCCCTTTGACATTTTGGCCTATAAACCCTGACGCGAGTCGCCGCTTTCGCGAAGGCAAATCTTGGTCCGTGCGCCGGGTTGGCGGTCCGGAGGCGGGGCGTGGTTGATTTTCGCGGCCAGCCGGGGGATGACCACGGCTCAGGTGTCAGTGGAGCCAGACCCCCATGTCGCAAACGCGCTTTGACCTCATTGTGATTGGCGGCGGACCGGGCGGCTATGTTGCCGCGATCCGCGCCTCCCAGCTGGGCTTGAAGACGGCCCTGGTCGAGCGCGAGCACATGGGCGGCATCTGCCTGAACTGGGGGTGCATCCCCACCAAGGCGCTGCTGCGCAGCGCCGATGTGTATGAACTGTTCCAGCGCGCCGGAGAGTTCGGTCTGGCAGCGGACAATGTGCGTTTTGACCTCGGCGCTGTGGTGAAGCGCTCGCGCCAGGTGGCCAAGCGCCTGTCGTCGGGTGTCGCCGGCCTGATGAAGAAGCACAAGGTGACCGTGTTTGACGGCGAAGCGAGCCTGAAGCCCGGCAAAACCGCGCCCGACGTCGCCGTGAAGGGCAAGGACGGCAAGGTCCAGACCCTGTCATCCGATCACGTGATCCTGGCCACCGGCGCACGCGCCCGCACCCTGCCCAAGGCGGGGCTGGAGCCGGACGGCAAGCTGATTTGGACCTATAAGGAAGCCATGGTCCCCGAAACCATGCCCAAATCGGTGCTGGTCATCGGGTCGGGCGCCATCGGCATGGAGTTCGCGAGCTTCTACCACACCATGGGGGCGCAGGTGACCGTGGTGGAGATGGTCGACCGCATCCTGCCGGCTGAGGACGCGGAGATTTCCGCCATCGCCGAAAAGACCTTCCGCAAGAAGGGCATGACCATTCTGACCTCAGCCCA
The window above is part of the Hyphomonadaceae bacterium ML37 genome. Proteins encoded here:
- a CDS encoding tail fiber protein — protein: MKHVKSALFALAGASLTALGAATPAYSQADPYIGQITSFAFDFCPRYWAPASGQLMAISSNSALFSLYGVTYGGDGRTNFALPNLNGRHAAGQGMGPGLPPLQQGAVVGAESVTLTTDQMPAHSHSFHASSQGPDSPSPAGGGFATYPPASVAYAAAGTSDVEMNPAVVQPAGGNTPFSVHQPYLALTWCVATSGVFPSRP
- a CDS encoding tail fiber protein — encoded protein: MNAQRMIIAAASAAMALGALPASASAGDLPFIGQVSIVGEPFCPRGWAAANGQPMAINQYQALYSLLGTRFGGNGTTTFNLPDLRGRAVLGVGGGYALGQAGGSQAHTMTASEMPQHTHALLASDRPGTTNTPANADLAEQSGTGVNSYASGNPEPGVVLAQGTIGPAGGSQPFSIIQPSLGITHCIALQGMYPSRS
- the lpdA gene encoding dihydrolipoyl dehydrogenase — protein: MSQTRFDLIVIGGGPGGYVAAIRASQLGLKTALVEREHMGGICLNWGCIPTKALLRSADVYELFQRAGEFGLAADNVRFDLGAVVKRSRQVAKRLSSGVAGLMKKHKVTVFDGEASLKPGKTAPDVAVKGKDGKVQTLSSDHVILATGARARTLPKAGLEPDGKLIWTYKEAMVPETMPKSVLVIGSGAIGMEFASFYHTMGAQVTVVEMVDRILPAEDAEISAIAEKTFRKKGMTILTSAQVGELRKGEKTVAAQVTGKDGKAQAIEAERVILAIGITGNVEGIGLEALGVELDRGHVAADGYGRTNVKGLYAIGDVAGAPWLAHKASHEGVICVEAIAGLKSHPIDKTNIPGCTYCHPQIASVGLTEARAREAGHELKIGRFPFVGNGKAIALGEDQGLVKTIFDAKTGELLGAHMIGAEVTELIQGFAVGRTLETTEAELMHTIFPHPTLSEMMHESVLDAYGRALHI